In one Chryseobacterium camelliae genomic region, the following are encoded:
- a CDS encoding porin family protein: MKKLILGLAVTASTLAFAQQAKSSSSPVSFGVKAGMNVSSLSKDEGLDDQKSKIGFNAGVFANIPVASSFSIQPEVLYSQYGSKAVYNNVVDANNSVKRSYTTDLGYITVPVMFQYNFVPNFYLEAGPEFGFNVVAKEKYDQTTVIGGSTTTTSGTEDIDKDNLNTFNFGIGIGAGYYFTDNIGLTARYVAGVTDVAKDRPSGSDAIRNNVFQVGLAFKF; encoded by the coding sequence ATGAAAAAGTTAATTTTAGGATTAGCAGTAACGGCAAGCACGTTAGCATTTGCACAACAGGCAAAATCTTCATCTAGTCCGGTTTCATTTGGTGTTAAAGCAGGTATGAACGTTTCTTCACTTTCTAAAGATGAAGGATTAGATGACCAAAAATCAAAAATCGGTTTTAACGCAGGTGTTTTTGCTAATATTCCTGTTGCCAGCTCATTCAGCATTCAGCCAGAGGTTTTGTATAGCCAGTACGGAAGTAAAGCAGTATACAATAATGTAGTTGATGCGAATAACAGTGTTAAAAGATCTTATACAACAGATTTAGGATATATTACTGTACCGGTAATGTTCCAGTACAACTTCGTTCCGAATTTTTATTTAGAAGCAGGTCCTGAGTTTGGTTTTAATGTTGTAGCCAAAGAAAAGTATGACCAGACAACAGTTATAGGAGGTAGCACGACGACAACCAGCGGAACTGAAGATATCGATAAAGATAACCTGAATACATTCAATTTCGGAATCGGTATCGGAGCGGGGTATTATTTTACAGATAATATCGGTCTTACTGCAAGATATGTTGCGGGTGTAACCGATGTTGCTAAAGACAGACCAAGCGGATCTGATGCGATCAGAAATAATGTTTTCCAGGTTGGTTTAGCATTTAAATTCTAA
- the aroB gene encoding 3-dehydroquinate synthase encodes MITILNDNFSQLNDFLHGNSFSKIFILVDENTHEYCLPVLLGNMETDLGFEILEIEAGEEMKNIQTANQLWEILTEMQADRKALVINLGGGVITDMGGFVASTYKRGIQFINIPTTLLSMCDASIGGKTGIDLMHFKNMVGTFTFPEQIFVYPKFLETLPFKELRSGFAEMLKHGLIADKNHWENLIRINKLDIESVIPHIQASMNIKQNVVDQDFHEKNIRKTLNFAHTIGHAIESLCLEQGNPVLHGEAVAAGTICEAYLSYLEGLLSEEDSQIIIENVQKYYPYLDISDFKDEDIFTLLLNDKKNVNSKINFSLLSGIGSCIFDHQCSQKNIAESLKFYRKLNNA; translated from the coding sequence ATGATAACGATATTAAATGACAATTTTTCTCAATTAAACGATTTTCTCCACGGAAATTCATTTAGTAAAATTTTTATCCTGGTCGATGAAAATACCCATGAATATTGTCTTCCGGTTCTTTTAGGAAATATGGAGACCGATTTAGGGTTTGAAATTCTTGAAATAGAAGCCGGAGAAGAAATGAAAAATATTCAAACGGCAAACCAGCTTTGGGAAATTTTGACGGAAATGCAGGCAGACAGAAAAGCATTGGTGATCAATTTAGGGGGCGGTGTGATTACAGATATGGGTGGTTTTGTAGCTTCTACCTACAAAAGAGGAATTCAGTTTATCAATATTCCTACAACTCTTTTATCGATGTGTGACGCGTCTATAGGAGGAAAAACAGGAATTGACCTGATGCATTTTAAAAATATGGTGGGAACTTTCACGTTCCCTGAACAGATTTTTGTATATCCCAAGTTTTTAGAAACCCTTCCTTTTAAAGAATTGAGAAGCGGTTTTGCAGAAATGCTGAAACATGGATTGATCGCCGATAAAAATCACTGGGAAAATCTTATACGTATTAACAAATTAGATATTGAAAGTGTAATTCCTCATATCCAGGCTTCCATGAATATTAAGCAGAATGTTGTGGATCAGGATTTTCATGAGAAAAATATCAGAAAAACATTAAACTTTGCTCATACCATAGGTCACGCTATTGAAAGCTTATGTCTTGAACAGGGAAATCCTGTTCTTCACGGTGAAGCAGTAGCTGCCGGAACTATTTGTGAAGCATATCTCTCCTATCTTGAAGGATTGCTTTCGGAGGAGGACTCACAGATTATTATTGAAAATGTTCAGAAATACTATCCTTATTTAGATATTAGTGATTTTAAGGACGAAGATATCTTTACCTTATTATTAAATGATAAGAAAAATGTAAACAGTAAAATCAATTTTTCTTTGCTTTCCGGAATCGGTTCATGTATTTTTGATCATCAATGCAGTCAGAAGAACATAGCAGAATCGTTGAAATTCTATAGAAAATTGAATAATGCTTAG
- a CDS encoding pseudouridine synthase, translating to MDKKFGKTEQKDFITNSSEEKKPFGKSAPKRGGSRPNTFDTRNKYERGSLKYGRRPGSSDDRNQDGAKSFVQKRRLNKIDKDIHKDTIRLNKYIANSGICSRREADELITQGLVEVNGKVVTEMGYQVQKIDKVVFDGQNITPEKPVYVLLNKPKGYISTTKDDKARKTVMDLVANASPYRVFPVGRLDRSTTGVILLTNDGHMTKKLTHPSFDAKKIYHVTLDKKLTHEDMKLIVEGIRLDEGVAVVDQISYIEGKPKNEVGIEIHIGWNRVIRRIFQRLGYEVEALDRVMFAGLTKKNIKRGHWRILTEQEVNNLKML from the coding sequence ATGGATAAGAAATTTGGAAAAACTGAACAAAAAGACTTTATTACCAATTCGAGTGAAGAAAAAAAACCATTCGGAAAATCAGCTCCAAAAAGAGGCGGTAGCAGACCAAATACCTTTGATACAAGAAATAAGTATGAAAGAGGTAGTTTAAAGTATGGCAGAAGACCGGGAAGTTCAGATGACAGAAACCAAGATGGTGCAAAGTCTTTCGTACAAAAAAGAAGGCTGAACAAAATTGACAAAGACATCCATAAAGATACTATTCGTCTTAATAAATACATTGCTAATTCAGGAATTTGCAGCAGAAGAGAAGCTGACGAACTGATCACTCAGGGTTTAGTAGAAGTAAACGGAAAAGTGGTAACTGAAATGGGATATCAGGTTCAGAAAATAGATAAAGTGGTTTTTGACGGACAGAACATCACTCCTGAAAAACCTGTTTATGTACTTTTGAATAAACCAAAAGGATATATTTCTACCACAAAAGATGATAAAGCAAGAAAAACAGTAATGGATTTGGTAGCAAACGCTTCTCCGTATCGTGTTTTTCCCGTGGGAAGATTGGACAGATCAACAACAGGGGTTATTCTTTTAACGAATGACGGACACATGACGAAGAAATTGACTCACCCGTCTTTTGATGCAAAAAAGATTTATCATGTAACGTTGGATAAAAAGCTGACACATGAAGATATGAAGCTTATTGTAGAAGGAATTCGTCTGGATGAAGGAGTAGCCGTTGTAGACCAGATTTCATACATCGAAGGAAAACCTAAAAATGAAGTCGGTATCGAGATTCACATCGGTTGGAACCGTGTAATCAGAAGAATTTTCCAACGATTAGGATACGAAGTGGAGGCTTTAGACAGAGTAATGTTCGCAGGATTAACGAAGAAAAATATTAAAAGAGGACACTGGAGAATTCTTACAGAACAGGAAGTGAATAACTTAAAAATGTTATAA
- the pncA gene encoding bifunctional nicotinamidase/pyrazinamidase yields the protein MKKALIIVDVQNDFCEGGALAVPGANEVIPYINLLMEENEYDQIVLTQDWHPANHKSFASNNDRKVGESIILNGVPQFMWPDHCVQGTFGAEFHKDLNRDKVTHIIQKGKNTEIDSYSGFQDNNHFMKTGLDDFLKYHEIQLVEIVGLAMDYCVKFTCKDAVANGYITCLHFNGTRAVNVKPENGRDAIYEMIQKGVTVLG from the coding sequence ATGAAAAAAGCATTAATAATAGTCGATGTACAGAACGATTTTTGTGAAGGAGGCGCATTGGCTGTTCCGGGAGCAAATGAAGTAATTCCTTATATCAATCTTCTGATGGAAGAAAACGAATATGACCAGATAGTTCTTACGCAAGATTGGCATCCTGCTAATCACAAGAGTTTTGCAAGCAATAATGACAGAAAAGTTGGGGAAAGCATTATTTTAAATGGTGTTCCTCAGTTTATGTGGCCGGATCATTGTGTACAGGGAACTTTTGGGGCTGAATTCCATAAAGATCTGAACAGAGATAAAGTGACTCATATTATTCAGAAAGGGAAGAATACGGAAATCGACAGCTACAGTGGTTTTCAGGATAATAACCACTTTATGAAAACAGGCTTGGATGACTTTTTGAAATATCATGAAATTCAATTGGTTGAGATCGTAGGTTTGGCAATGGATTATTGTGTGAAGTTTACGTGTAAAGACGCGGTGGCAAACGGATATATTACCTGCCTGCATTTCAATGGAACACGCGCTGTTAATGTGAAACCGGAGAACGGAAGAGATGCTATTTATGAGATGATTCAGAAAGGAGTGACTGTTCTGGGATAA
- a CDS encoding DEAD/DEAH box helicase: MSFESLGLSHNIIRSVKKLGYLKPFPIQEQAVPVILQGKDLMGIAQTGSGKTACFVMPILEKLQTEEVKKDRNVQVLILVPTRELAIQIDEVFKAFTENLKRDVRTMAVYGGVSINPQMKGMFGVEVLIATPGRLLDLIDHNALSISRIQHLVIDEADKMFQLGFGEEMNKLFAMMPVAKQTTLFSATLNDKVSEMKERLSINPTLIEIKKEEVEIDNIEQLAYHVSPENKGPFLRYLIKEKNIEKALIFVSSTRSADNLVEKLKKNKIKAVAIHSQKSQGARRNNLEEFKGKGAQILVATDLIGRGIHIEALPYVINYELPRSPLDYVHRIGRTGRAHEKGTAINILTDAELQHFRVIQKKMGKKVPLQRTEDINLHGY; this comes from the coding sequence ATGTCATTTGAATCTCTAGGATTATCACACAATATTATTCGTTCCGTTAAAAAATTGGGGTATTTGAAGCCATTTCCAATCCAGGAACAGGCTGTTCCCGTTATTTTACAGGGAAAAGACCTGATGGGAATTGCGCAGACAGGCTCCGGAAAGACAGCCTGTTTCGTCATGCCGATTTTAGAAAAATTACAGACTGAAGAGGTTAAAAAAGACCGTAATGTTCAGGTTTTAATATTGGTTCCTACAAGAGAATTGGCGATTCAGATTGATGAAGTTTTTAAAGCCTTTACAGAAAACCTGAAACGCGATGTCCGCACCATGGCAGTGTACGGAGGAGTTTCCATCAATCCACAGATGAAAGGAATGTTTGGGGTGGAAGTTCTTATTGCAACGCCCGGTCGTTTATTGGATTTAATTGATCACAATGCTCTGAGTATCTCAAGAATTCAGCATCTGGTGATTGATGAAGCAGACAAAATGTTTCAGTTAGGTTTCGGAGAGGAAATGAATAAGCTTTTCGCGATGATGCCTGTTGCAAAGCAGACTACTCTGTTTTCGGCTACTTTAAATGACAAAGTTTCCGAAATGAAGGAACGTTTATCCATTAATCCTACGCTTATTGAAATCAAAAAAGAAGAAGTTGAAATCGATAATATCGAACAGCTGGCTTATCATGTTTCTCCTGAGAATAAAGGTCCGTTTTTACGGTATTTAATTAAGGAAAAAAATATTGAAAAAGCTTTAATTTTTGTTTCCTCTACAAGATCTGCAGATAACCTGGTTGAAAAGCTGAAAAAGAATAAAATAAAAGCGGTTGCCATTCACAGTCAGAAATCGCAGGGTGCGCGCAGAAATAATTTAGAGGAATTTAAAGGTAAAGGCGCTCAGATTTTGGTTGCTACAGATTTAATTGGCCGTGGAATCCATATTGAAGCTTTGCCTTATGTGATCAATTATGAGCTGCCGCGTTCACCTTTAGATTATGTTCACCGTATCGGAAGAACCGGACGTGCCCATGAGAAAGGAACGGCCATTAATATCCTTACCGATGCTGAATTACAGCACTTCCGGGTGATTCAAAAGAAAATGGGCAAGAAAGTTCCTTTGCAAAGAACAGAAGATATTAATTTACACGGTTATTAA
- a CDS encoding YfiT family bacillithiol transferase, with amino-acid sequence MNNLDQKKFPIGQFLQPENISREELTVAIDTISDFPKRLKKLIENWSDEQLDTPYREGGWTVRQLVNHLADSHINSFTRFKLALTEDNPTIKPYDEAKWAELADSATMPVKPALRMIKGTHQRWSVLLKSLTEEQFNRTFHHPEQNINYTLKNNAVLYAWHCNHHFAHIENLKNEKGW; translated from the coding sequence ATGAATAATTTAGATCAAAAAAAATTCCCGATAGGCCAGTTTCTACAACCTGAAAACATAAGCAGGGAAGAGCTAACCGTAGCTATCGATACGATCAGCGATTTCCCGAAAAGACTGAAAAAACTGATAGAAAACTGGTCAGATGAACAGCTGGATACGCCTTACAGAGAGGGAGGATGGACGGTCCGACAGCTTGTGAATCATCTTGCAGACAGCCATATCAATAGTTTTACAAGATTTAAGCTTGCATTAACAGAAGATAATCCTACCATAAAACCTTATGACGAAGCAAAATGGGCTGAGCTTGCGGATAGTGCGACCATGCCTGTAAAACCTGCTTTAAGAATGATCAAAGGAACTCATCAAAGATGGTCTGTTTTATTAAAAAGTTTAACCGAAGAACAGTTTAACCGAACTTTTCATCATCCGGAACAAAATATCAATTATACTCTAAAAAACAATGCAGTATTGTACGCTTGGCACTGTAATCATCATTTTGCACATATTGAAAATCTGAAGAACGAAAAAGGTTGGTAA
- the ytxJ gene encoding bacillithiol system redox-active protein YtxJ, giving the protein MSFFDKIFGGKEEAKEQKSFWNPIQSEDDLKIALENSNTGKIAIFKHSTSCFISKTVLKNFEKEIENHKNIDEVAALYFLDLLAYRPLSNKIAEDLGVRHESPQLLVIEDGKVINDASHQNISINQLS; this is encoded by the coding sequence ATGAGTTTTTTTGATAAAATATTCGGAGGAAAAGAAGAAGCTAAAGAGCAGAAATCATTTTGGAATCCTATACAATCTGAAGATGATTTAAAAATTGCTTTAGAAAATTCCAATACCGGTAAAATTGCCATATTCAAACATTCAACAAGCTGTTTTATCAGCAAAACGGTATTGAAAAACTTTGAAAAAGAAATAGAAAATCATAAAAACATTGATGAGGTTGCAGCTCTGTATTTTTTAGACTTGCTGGCTTACAGGCCTCTTTCCAATAAAATTGCGGAAGATCTTGGAGTAAGGCACGAAAGCCCGCAGTTGCTCGTCATAGAAGACGGCAAAGTAATTAATGATGCTTCTCACCAAAATATATCTATAAATCAGTTATCATAA
- a CDS encoding Crp/Fnr family transcriptional regulator, whose protein sequence is MKNINTYLANILEVPVENVNACSLHYEIKKVAKNDFLLRYGEICRYNFFVEKGLLKMYSIDKNGKEHIIQFAPESWLISDRSSLYFNEKSVYYIEAVEDSEVLLLQPDFFKKLVEQFPNIAPNNDILLQKHVRSLQNRINSLLGETAEERYLRFIKMYPDLLLRVPQWMIASYLGITPESLSRVRKELAKKNFVTDK, encoded by the coding sequence ATGAAAAATATCAATACTTATTTAGCAAATATTCTCGAAGTTCCCGTAGAAAATGTGAATGCATGCAGCCTTCATTATGAAATAAAAAAGGTGGCTAAAAATGATTTCCTTTTACGATACGGAGAAATCTGCAGATACAACTTTTTTGTAGAAAAGGGATTATTGAAAATGTATTCCATAGACAAAAACGGAAAAGAACACATTATTCAGTTTGCACCGGAAAGCTGGCTGATTTCTGACAGAAGCAGTCTCTATTTTAATGAAAAATCTGTCTATTATATTGAAGCGGTAGAAGATTCTGAAGTTTTATTATTACAACCGGATTTTTTTAAGAAACTAGTAGAGCAATTCCCTAATATTGCTCCCAATAATGATATTTTACTTCAAAAGCATGTTAGAAGCCTTCAAAACAGAATCAATTCTTTGCTGGGAGAAACCGCTGAAGAAAGATACCTGAGATTCATTAAAATGTATCCGGATTTATTATTAAGAGTTCCGCAGTGGATGATTGCTTCTTATTTAGGCATTACGCCTGAAAGCTTGAGCCGGGTAAGAAAAGAACTGGCAAAAAAGAATTTTGTAACGGATAAATAA
- a CDS encoding helix-turn-helix domain-containing protein has product MQYIVIIGAFQALVALWLLQFREKKSQSNYLFIFLLSAIAVHLAIKFVIFNFIPDESIRQQMNTFIGVCYGPLIYLYTLSRIKKEFFIASKWFIFIPLFVLMIAYFTISCVFVILNHVDQKLLDLYNNFSLYLIFTINLYYPLKSIWIAGKAKNENLENIEYDVITRVSYCILFMELGVIISKTLLYLYPEENQLINLTIRSVAYFLLLIICLLIVRKSLKTEIYSPKITLNNNVEVIVNHNNHEENILLNTIDYEIKFSELWQKMDQSVRQKQLYRDCDLNLDQLALKTEINKYQISEMLNGYKHKPFYRYINEYRIEYFKNLVEKAIERKENINFLSFAYEAGFKSKSSFNRYFKEIIGKTPSEYYKSSTHENKQHRFEISA; this is encoded by the coding sequence ATGCAATATATAGTTATTATTGGGGCTTTTCAGGCGCTTGTAGCGCTTTGGCTTTTACAGTTCAGAGAAAAAAAATCGCAATCAAATTATCTGTTTATTTTTCTGCTTTCTGCCATTGCGGTTCATTTGGCGATTAAGTTCGTGATCTTCAATTTTATTCCTGACGAAAGTATCAGACAGCAGATGAATACGTTCATTGGAGTTTGTTATGGTCCTTTGATCTATTTATATACTTTAAGCAGGATTAAAAAAGAATTTTTCATTGCGAGTAAATGGTTTATATTCATTCCGCTTTTTGTGCTGATGATTGCTTATTTTACCATTTCCTGCGTATTCGTTATTCTCAACCATGTCGATCAGAAGCTGCTGGATTTGTACAATAATTTCAGTTTGTATTTAATATTTACGATCAATTTGTATTATCCTTTAAAAAGTATTTGGATTGCCGGAAAAGCTAAGAATGAAAATCTTGAAAATATTGAGTATGATGTAATTACAAGGGTTTCTTACTGTATTCTTTTTATGGAACTAGGCGTAATTATATCCAAAACATTGCTTTATCTTTATCCTGAAGAGAATCAATTAATTAACTTAACAATTAGAAGCGTTGCGTATTTTTTATTGTTGATCATTTGTCTTTTAATTGTAAGAAAAAGCTTAAAAACGGAAATTTATTCTCCAAAAATTACTTTAAATAATAATGTAGAAGTAATTGTTAATCATAATAATCATGAAGAAAATATATTGCTAAATACAATTGATTACGAAATAAAATTCAGTGAACTCTGGCAGAAGATGGATCAGTCTGTGAGACAAAAACAGTTGTATAGAGATTGTGATTTAAATCTGGATCAACTGGCATTAAAAACAGAAATCAACAAATACCAGATCAGCGAAATGCTGAATGGCTATAAACACAAACCGTTTTATCGCTACATTAACGAATATCGTATCGAATATTTTAAAAATCTGGTAGAAAAAGCAATTGAAAGAAAGGAGAATATCAATTTCCTCTCTTTTGCATATGAAGCAGGATTTAAATCAAAATCATCTTTTAACCGGTATTTTAAAGAAATAATAGGCAAAACACCATCAGAATATTATAAGAGCTCTACGCACGAAAATAAACAGCATCGTTTTGAAATCAGCGCATAA
- a CDS encoding TonB-dependent receptor, producing the protein MNNSVGFSKQKSRIIQISAFFLMASLGTIHAQSIKGTVVGKTNGALPGANISIVDADAKAISSLDGDFNLLSPTLGEINLKVEYIGYETKIFPITIKEGTNDIGYITIAPEEKKSKEKVSDIQQVVISRPNALTQAKAYEIKKNNNAIMEVIAADAIGKLPDRNAAEAVQRVQGVAVARYHGEADQATVRGTPFYWTSALFNGNRLPSANVMGNRSFVLDVVPSELIQFVQVSKAVTPDMDADAIGGSINFITRTAPARKTLSVSGAGGYNTFSQNGTYNGSIVYGDRFFNNKLGVILSGAIWDRQWGADAFDVSYNTGLGNDTERKSINTIMMKRYMGTRRTIGLNGGLEYKLNANNKVFFRGMYNKFDDIRPVYESYVDYTNKRYQYNFRYSHYQTELYGMELGGEHTLAPKLNLDWMASNYQANYFLDTPPTNDTKGLPIATFRQKIASDFNNLTNGKRYWGFDSPDGIGGNYLDYSSDVSSPAEVMSADKLLLSQLVIAKLDNNERDRIARVNLKYELNSNITLKAGAKYRTKQRNSTYGYNQVYAPTTANLLSLSQLSTEPAAQGTQFLGGMNNNLDAYIMNPPTKEQLFDLFSPGFLSQNNFKDFSSAAGNATSIYNGEENVMSTYAMAEVKASENFKIVGGFRNESTRLTLYGSKSTKQGSGTIISPSTVESNYNAFLPMLHMKYNFTPKANVRFAYTRSFVRPNFGNMSPGVSIDNSVSPNTITKGNPDLKPTFSHNFDVMGEYYFDNIGLLSGGVFYKKVSDVIFDDASMMNIDGNNYLVKQAKNLNDANLLGFEIGINKRFDFLPGFFSGFGVEFNYSYIDSKVDVQRTDGSLISDRTTLPNQSKNMFNAILYYENNKLMVRLAANYRGKSVESINQQLGPQYYIWSDKNFTVDFSASYDLSKKLKLFVELNNINNESLRQYMGDNKQRITSHEWYGSRGQIGIRWQVF; encoded by the coding sequence ATGAACAATTCAGTTGGTTTTTCAAAACAAAAGTCAAGAATCATTCAGATCTCTGCATTTTTTCTGATGGCATCTTTGGGAACCATTCATGCACAATCTATCAAAGGAACCGTTGTCGGTAAAACAAACGGAGCACTTCCGGGAGCGAATATTTCAATTGTAGATGCAGACGCAAAAGCAATTTCTTCATTGGACGGGGATTTCAACCTTCTTTCACCAACATTGGGAGAAATCAACCTGAAAGTTGAGTATATCGGGTACGAAACAAAAATTTTCCCTATCACCATAAAAGAGGGAACCAACGATATCGGTTACATTACCATTGCTCCTGAAGAAAAGAAGAGCAAGGAAAAAGTAAGCGATATTCAGCAGGTTGTCATTTCAAGACCGAATGCTTTAACTCAGGCAAAAGCTTACGAAATCAAGAAAAATAATAATGCCATTATGGAAGTTATTGCAGCCGATGCGATCGGAAAGCTTCCGGACAGAAATGCTGCTGAAGCCGTACAGAGAGTTCAGGGCGTTGCTGTTGCAAGGTATCATGGTGAAGCGGATCAGGCGACCGTAAGAGGAACTCCTTTTTACTGGACATCGGCTTTATTTAACGGAAACAGATTACCAAGTGCCAATGTAATGGGGAACCGATCATTTGTTTTGGATGTTGTTCCGTCTGAATTAATTCAGTTTGTACAGGTTTCAAAGGCTGTAACTCCGGATATGGATGCTGATGCCATTGGTGGAAGCATTAATTTTATTACCAGAACCGCCCCTGCAAGAAAAACATTAAGCGTGAGCGGAGCAGGTGGTTATAATACCTTTTCACAGAACGGAACTTATAATGGCTCAATCGTATATGGTGACCGTTTTTTCAACAATAAATTAGGGGTAATCTTATCCGGAGCAATTTGGGACAGACAATGGGGAGCGGATGCTTTTGACGTAAGTTATAATACAGGATTAGGTAACGATACAGAGCGTAAATCTATCAATACGATCATGATGAAACGTTATATGGGAACCAGAAGAACGATTGGATTAAACGGTGGCTTAGAATATAAATTGAATGCCAATAACAAGGTTTTCTTCCGTGGAATGTACAATAAGTTTGATGACATTCGTCCCGTATATGAATCTTATGTAGATTATACAAACAAGAGGTATCAGTATAATTTCAGATATTCTCATTACCAGACCGAACTCTACGGAATGGAATTAGGAGGAGAGCATACTTTGGCTCCAAAGCTTAATTTAGATTGGATGGCAAGCAACTACCAGGCAAATTACTTTTTAGATACGCCGCCGACAAATGATACTAAAGGTTTGCCTATCGCTACTTTCAGACAGAAAATTGCAAGCGACTTTAATAATTTAACCAACGGAAAAAGATATTGGGGATTCGATTCTCCTGATGGAATAGGAGGTAATTATTTAGATTACAGTTCTGATGTTTCCAGTCCGGCAGAAGTAATGAGCGCTGACAAATTATTATTATCACAGTTAGTAATTGCAAAATTAGACAACAACGAACGCGACAGAATTGCAAGAGTTAATCTAAAATATGAACTCAATTCTAATATTACTTTAAAAGCAGGCGCAAAATATAGAACAAAACAGAGAAACAGTACTTACGGGTACAATCAGGTGTATGCTCCGACAACAGCAAATTTATTAAGTCTATCTCAACTCTCAACTGAACCGGCAGCGCAAGGAACACAGTTTTTAGGAGGGATGAATAATAATTTAGATGCCTACATTATGAATCCGCCAACAAAAGAACAGCTTTTTGACTTGTTTTCTCCGGGATTCCTGTCACAAAATAACTTTAAAGATTTTTCAAGTGCAGCGGGTAATGCAACGAGTATTTACAATGGCGAAGAAAATGTAATGTCTACCTATGCAATGGCAGAAGTAAAAGCATCTGAGAATTTTAAAATTGTGGGAGGTTTTAGAAACGAATCTACAAGGTTAACATTATACGGTTCAAAATCCACAAAACAAGGATCAGGAACAATTATTTCTCCTTCAACGGTAGAAAGTAATTACAATGCGTTCTTACCGATGTTGCACATGAAATATAATTTTACTCCAAAAGCTAACGTAAGATTTGCCTATACAAGATCATTCGTAAGACCCAATTTTGGAAATATGTCTCCGGGAGTAAGCATTGACAATAGCGTTAGTCCAAACACGATTACAAAAGGAAACCCGGATCTGAAACCGACATTCAGTCATAACTTTGATGTAATGGGAGAATATTACTTCGACAACATCGGTCTTCTTTCCGGAGGAGTATTCTATAAAAAAGTATCGGATGTGATTTTCGATGATGCTTCCATGATGAATATTGACGGAAACAACTATCTGGTGAAGCAGGCCAAAAACCTTAATGATGCCAATTTATTAGGTTTTGAAATAGGAATTAACAAGCGTTTCGATTTCTTACCCGGTTTTTTCAGTGGTTTCGGGGTTGAATTTAATTATTCTTATATCGATTCAAAGGTGGATGTTCAAAGAACGGACGGCAGCTTAATTTCTGACCGAACAACGCTCCCTAACCAATCTAAAAATATGTTTAACGCCATTCTTTACTACGAAAACAATAAGTTAATGGTTCGTCTTGCGGCCAATTACAGAGGTAAATCGGTAGAATCTATTAACCAGCAACTGGGACCACAGTATTACATCTGGTCCGACAAAAACTTCACCGTAGACTTCTCAGCGAGCTATGATCTGTCTAAGAAACTTAAGCTGTTTGTAGAGTTAAATAACATCAACAACGAAAGTTTAAGACAATACATGGGAGACAACAAACAAAGAATTACTTCTCACGAATGGTACGGAAGCAGAGGACAAATAGGAATTCGTTGGCAGGTATTTTAA